From Bacteroidota bacterium:
AAAATGAAAGAATCCATTTTCACAACCAAAAATTTGCTGAAATACTAGGTTATAATAAAAAAACAAACTTGATAGGAAAACCTATCATGAATTTTGTTGCTCCTGAGAGCCAGAAATTAGTCAAAGAAATGGTTAAACGTAGAGAAAATGGCCAACTAGATTCGACACATTATAATTTTTGGGGATTGAAAGCTGATGGCGCAAAAATTCTTATTGAATCCTTAGGTGGAAGAATATTTATTGATGGTAATCCTGCTGTTCAAGGGGCACTTCGGGATATCACCGAAATGAGTACCCTTGATGATCAGGTTCGCAAACTTTCGAGAGCAGTTGATCAAAGTCCGATCTCAATTATAATTACCGACCTGCGAGGGAAAATTGAATATGTAAATTCATCTTTTTTAAGAACCACCGGATATAATTTGAATGAACTAATCGGGAAAAGCTCAAGTATTCTTAAAACCGGCCATACGAAAGCTGATGAATATAAAAAACTATGGCAAACCATTCTTGATGGTAATGAATGGAAAGGTCAATTTTTAAATAAACGAAAGAATGGGGAATTGTTTTGGGAAGCAGCATCCATCTCGCCAATCAAAGATCAGGATGGTATAATCACACACTTCCTGGGTGTTAAAGAAGACATCAGTGAACGCAAAAGATTAGAAAATGAGTTAATTTACGCAAAAGAAAAAGCTGAAGAAGCTGATAAACTTAAAACGTCATTTCTTGCAAATATGTCGCATGAAATAAGAACTCCCATGAATGCAATCATGGGGTTCTCAAATCTGCTTGTTGATGAAGGTATGACCATTGATGAAAGACTTGAATACGTTGACTTGATCAATAGCAACAGTAAAACATTGCTTAAACTTATCGACGACATCTTTGATATTGCCCGAATTGAAGCTGGACAATTAAATGTGACAAATTCCGATTTCGATTTTAAAAATATTTTATTAGAATTACATGCGAATTTCAATCAGTTTACCATTAAAAAAGGTGGGGACAAACTCAAATTTGAATTAGTATTTCCCGAGGTTGAATATGAGGGAAATATCCATTGTGACCCCCATCGATTAAAACAGATTCTTTCAAACCTGATCGGTAATGCAATAAAATATACAGAAAAAGGAAGTATTAAGCTTGGTTACAATATTATTCCGGCAAATGCCTCAATAACGAGGCGGCCATCCCTTCAATTCTATGTTAAAGACACAGGGATAGGGATTCCTCAAAATAAGATGCAATTAATCTTTGATCGTTTCCGTCAGGCTGATGATTCGCATACGCGTGAGTATGGAGGCACCGGGCTTGGGCTTGCAATTTCAAAAAATATTGCACAACTGCTTGGTGGCAATCTGTATGCGGTTTCAAGTGTTGGAAAAGGATCGGTATTTTATTTAACCATCCCATTGCAAGAAGGGAAAGTTGAAATGCCGCAATCGAAAATCCCTGATGCAAAGCCTCAATTGGATTGGAAAACTAAAACGTTACTTGTAGCAGAAGATGTTGAATCAAATTTCCAACTCATAGAGACACTTCTCCGAAGAACCGGCATAAAAATTATTTGGGTAAAAAATGGCGAGGAAGCCATCGCCACAGTTCAAAAAACAGAAGGAATTGATCTTATCCTTATGGATATACAAATGCCTA
This genomic window contains:
- a CDS encoding response regulator, giving the protein MPKILIIDNKEDNLISMKALLRNLMEDVEISTAFNGVSGINIAKQEQPDLILLDIFMPEMDGFAVCEKLKKNKLTKQIPIIMITAIKADKANRVKGLELGADAFLSKPIDETELVTQIKVMFRIKAAEDHLRVKNKDLEKLIKKQSVELEEINEQYKSLVDNSLEGLYIIQNERIHFHNQKFAEILGYNKKTNLIGKPIMNFVAPESQKLVKEMVKRRENGQLDSTHYNFWGLKADGAKILIESLGGRIFIDGNPAVQGALRDITEMSTLDDQVRKLSRAVDQSPISIIITDLRGKIEYVNSSFLRTTGYNLNELIGKSSSILKTGHTKADEYKKLWQTILDGNEWKGQFLNKRKNGELFWEAASISPIKDQDGIITHFLGVKEDISERKRLENELIYAKEKAEEADKLKTSFLANMSHEIRTPMNAIMGFSNLLVDEGMTIDERLEYVDLINSNSKTLLKLIDDIFDIARIEAGQLNVTNSDFDFKNILLELHANFNQFTIKKGGDKLKFELVFPEVEYEGNIHCDPHRLKQILSNLIGNAIKYTEKGSIKLGYNIIPANASITRRPSLQFYVKDTGIGIPQNKMQLIFDRFRQADDSHTREYGGTGLGLAISKNIAQLLGGNLYAVSSVGKGSVFYLTIPLQEGKVEMPQSKIPDAKPQLDWKTKTLLVAEDVESNFQLIETLLRRTGIKIIWVKNGEEAIATVQKTEGIDLILMDIQMPILNGYDATKAIKNTHKNMPIIAVTAFALEGDKEKMLDAGCDDYIAKPIKSKELYTKMGCFLDK